A part of Desulfofalx alkaliphila DSM 12257 genomic DNA contains:
- the metG gene encoding methionine--tRNA ligase, which produces MNKKRFYITTPIYYPSDKLHIGHAYTTVAADSIARFKKITGHDVYFLTGSDEHGQKIERSAQAKGQSPIDYVDKIVESFKHLWDKLDVEYNDFIRTTEDRHKRVVQMVIEQLYKQGDIYKSSYEGWYCTPCETFFTEYQLVEGKCPDCNREVELLQEESYFFRMSKYADRWLKYIEDNPDFIQPTSRRNEMISFVKQGLEDLCVSRTTFDWGIKVPFDPKHVVYVWVDALTNYISALGYGTEDDRLYQKYWPANVHLVGKDIVRFHTIIWPIMLMALDLPLPKKVMGHGWLLLDSGKMSKSKGNVVDPLVLIEKYGVDAIRYYLLRELPLGSDGYYSEEALAKRINVDLANDYGNLLSRTTQMIGKYQQGLLQKPQAPGDLDAELIDLAAQTPQAVEDAMEKLEISNALANIWKLVGRANKYLEETSPWVLAKDESQADRLNTVLYNVMEVIRFATVMISPFMPNIPGKVWPQLGIEEKPELHTWESLKWGQLPGGTKVHKGEVLFPRIDLTKI; this is translated from the coding sequence AGCACGGACAAAAGATAGAGCGCAGTGCCCAGGCAAAGGGACAAAGCCCCATAGATTATGTGGATAAGATTGTGGAAAGTTTTAAGCACCTTTGGGACAAACTGGACGTTGAATATAATGACTTTATTCGCACCACCGAGGACAGACACAAAAGGGTTGTACAAATGGTTATTGAGCAGCTCTACAAACAGGGAGACATATATAAGTCCTCCTATGAAGGATGGTACTGTACCCCCTGTGAAACCTTTTTTACCGAGTACCAATTGGTTGAAGGAAAGTGCCCGGACTGCAACAGGGAGGTTGAGCTGCTCCAGGAAGAAAGCTACTTTTTTAGAATGTCAAAATATGCTGACAGATGGCTAAAATACATTGAGGATAACCCTGATTTTATACAACCAACCTCAAGGCGAAACGAAATGATCTCTTTTGTCAAGCAGGGGCTGGAGGACCTTTGTGTTTCCAGAACAACCTTTGATTGGGGCATTAAGGTGCCCTTTGATCCAAAACATGTTGTATATGTATGGGTTGATGCCCTGACCAACTATATTTCTGCCTTGGGTTACGGCACAGAGGATGACCGCCTCTATCAAAAATATTGGCCGGCCAATGTGCATTTGGTGGGCAAGGATATTGTCCGCTTCCATACCATTATTTGGCCCATAATGTTGATGGCCCTTGATTTGCCCCTGCCCAAAAAGGTAATGGGCCACGGCTGGCTGCTTTTAGACAGCGGCAAAATGTCCAAGTCTAAGGGCAATGTTGTTGACCCCTTGGTATTGATAGAAAAGTACGGGGTGGATGCCATTCGCTACTACCTCTTGCGCGAGTTGCCTTTGGGTTCTGACGGCTATTACTCAGAGGAGGCATTGGCCAAGCGGATTAATGTTGACCTAGCCAATGATTACGGCAACCTCTTATCCCGTACCACACAAATGATCGGCAAGTACCAGCAGGGCCTGTTGCAAAAACCCCAGGCCCCAGGGGACTTGGATGCTGAATTGATTGATTTAGCCGCCCAGACCCCCCAGGCGGTGGAAGATGCCATGGAAAAACTGGAGATTTCCAATGCCCTGGCAAACATTTGGAAGTTGGTGGGTAGGGCCAACAAGTATTTGGAAGAGACCTCTCCCTGGGTCTTGGCCAAGGATGAAAGCCAGGCAGACAGGTTAAACACGGTCTTGTATAACGTCATGGAAGTGATACGTTTTGCCACCGTGATGATCAGCCCCTTTATGCCCAATATCCCGGGAAAAGTTTGGCCCCAGTTGGGAATTGAAGAGAAGCCTGAACTCCACACCTGGGAAAGTTTGAAATGGGGTCAGCTGCCTGGGGGCACAAAGGTGCACAAAGGGGAAGTCTTGTTCCCGCGGATAGACTTAACTAAGATATAG
- a CDS encoding TatD family hydrolase produces MSLIDSHAHLDDRRFDDDRDRVIRGAYEGGVKKIINIGHDLPSSGSSVQLAEKYPFIYATVGIHPHDAKNVPGDYLQQLEVYLQHPKVLAVGEIGLDYYYDFSPRDRQKEVFVEQLRLAERKNMPVVIHLRDAYGDFLDIMKEEGPPAAGGVMHCYSGSWELAQACLKMGFYISFAGPVTFKNAVKLKEVAKKVPLERMLVETDCPYLTPVPHRGKRNQPLYVQYVAEEIAKLKDLSVAEVSKALLDNTLKVFRISEGGGEAGP; encoded by the coding sequence ATGAGTTTAATAGACAGTCATGCCCACCTTGACGACCGGCGCTTTGATGATGACCGTGACCGGGTCATCCGGGGGGCATACGAAGGCGGCGTAAAGAAAATAATTAATATTGGCCATGATCTTCCTTCCTCCGGCAGTTCTGTTCAATTGGCAGAAAAATACCCTTTTATCTATGCCACCGTGGGGATACATCCCCACGACGCCAAAAATGTGCCCGGGGATTATTTGCAGCAGCTGGAAGTTTATTTACAGCATCCCAAGGTGTTGGCGGTGGGGGAAATAGGATTAGACTACTATTATGACTTTTCACCAAGGGATAGGCAAAAAGAGGTCTTTGTGGAGCAGTTAAGGCTGGCCGAAAGAAAAAACATGCCGGTGGTAATACACCTGCGGGATGCCTACGGTGACTTTTTGGATATTATGAAGGAAGAAGGACCGCCTGCCGCCGGCGGGGTGATGCATTGTTACTCCGGCAGTTGGGAGCTTGCCCAGGCCTGTTTGAAGATGGGCTTTTACATTTCCTTTGCCGGGCCGGTTACCTTTAAAAATGCAGTGAAATTAAAGGAAGTGGCAAAAAAGGTACCCCTGGAAAGAATGCTGGTTGAAACGGACTGCCCATATTTAACGCCGGTGCCCCATCGGGGAAAAAGAAACCAACCTTTATATGTGCAGTATGTTGCTGAGGAGATTGCCAAGTTAAAGGATCTTTCAGTGGCGGAAGTAAGTAAGGCACTGTTGGATAATACCCTAAAGGTATTTAGAATTTCTGAGGGTGGTGGGGAAGCTGGGCCATAA
- the cobO gene encoding cob(I)yrinic acid a,c-diamide adenosyltransferase: MGKLGHNTVGLVMVFTGDGKGKTTAALGTALRAWGQGMRVCVLQFIKGNWTTGEEKAIKYLNKGIELRRFGAGFIDFNDEESVARHKKDANEGLAVARLVIESRQYQMVILDEINYAVSYGLVDKNELVDIVKNKPKDVHLILTGRNAPQEIIEIADLVTKMDAVKHPYKKGIAAQRGIEY, translated from the coding sequence GTGGGGAAGCTGGGCCATAATACCGTCGGTTTGGTAATGGTGTTTACAGGTGACGGAAAGGGAAAGACCACCGCAGCCCTGGGCACCGCTCTGAGGGCCTGGGGCCAGGGTATGAGGGTGTGTGTGCTGCAGTTTATCAAGGGCAACTGGACCACCGGGGAAGAGAAGGCTATTAAATACCTAAATAAAGGTATAGAATTGCGCCGGTTTGGTGCCGGTTTTATAGACTTTAACGATGAAGAATCGGTGGCAAGGCATAAAAAAGATGCCAATGAAGGTTTGGCGGTGGCCCGGTTGGTGATTGAGTCAAGGCAGTATCAAATGGTGATATTGGATGAGATAAATTATGCCGTCAGTTATGGGTTGGTGGACAAGAATGAACTTGTTGATATTGTCAAGAACAAACCCAAAGATGTGCACCTGATCCTAACCGGCCGCAATGCGCCCCAAGAGATAATTGAAATTGCCGACCTGGTTACTAAAATGGATGCGGTTAAACACCCTTACAAGAAAGGCATAGCTGCCCAAAGGGGAATAGAGTATTAA
- a CDS encoding 3D domain-containing protein, with translation MAVILLTRQGFGGKEITIEADGRVHHLYTLSKSVEGALAQAGIDVKGQDLVEPPPDSTLNRRQKIKVVRVLQEREIIEEEIPYETVRQRDDRLAQGVEQVKQQGIKGVKRKVFERVYHDGVEVARELIEEELIRKARPQIVSVGNRLPLANRSPEESRQNADTFTVEATAYTYTGRNTATGIAPHRGVIAVDPRVIPLGTKLYVEGYGEGKALDTGGSIKGHRIDVFFNSREEAIKWGRRSVQVKIIE, from the coding sequence TTGGCAGTTATATTATTAACTAGACAGGGCTTTGGCGGTAAAGAGATAACAATAGAGGCCGACGGCCGGGTGCACCACCTATATACCTTGAGTAAGTCGGTGGAAGGAGCCCTGGCCCAGGCCGGTATAGATGTTAAGGGGCAGGATCTGGTGGAACCGCCGCCGGATTCAACCTTGAATCGCCGGCAAAAGATTAAGGTGGTGCGGGTGCTCCAGGAAAGGGAGATAATTGAAGAGGAGATTCCCTATGAAACGGTACGTCAAAGGGATGACCGTTTAGCTCAAGGTGTAGAGCAGGTTAAGCAGCAGGGAATTAAGGGAGTAAAAAGAAAGGTATTTGAAAGAGTTTACCATGACGGTGTTGAGGTGGCCAGGGAGCTGATAGAAGAAGAGCTAATTAGAAAGGCCCGGCCCCAGATAGTTTCGGTGGGAAATAGGCTTCCCTTGGCGAACAGGTCGCCGGAGGAATCCCGGCAGAATGCCGACACCTTTACCGTTGAAGCCACGGCATATACCTATACAGGCAGAAACACTGCCACCGGCATAGCTCCCCACCGGGGTGTAATAGCCGTTGACCCGCGGGTAATTCCCCTGGGCACTAAGCTCTATGTGGAGGGCTACGGTGAGGGGAAAGCCCTGGACACAGGTGGCTCCATTAAGGGCCACCGCATTGATGTCTTTTTTAACTCCAGGGAAGAGGCAATTAAGTGGGGTAGAAGGTCTGTGCAGGTGAAAATTATTGAATAA